One region of Streptomyces subrutilus genomic DNA includes:
- a CDS encoding fused MFS/spermidine synthase, whose protein sequence is MAGRDRGKGRNKGEQQRGRGAAEPVVGQVAGGRAELAPDRERADAWTLLVDGAPQSHVDLADPGYLDFAYQRRIGHLIDLAAPARQPLNVVHLGGGAFTLARYTAASRPRSTQQIVEIDAALVAFVREHLPLDPQARIRVRAVDARAGLAKVPDGWADLVIADVFSGARTPAHLTSTEFLDDVRRALAPTGWYVANLADGPPLAHLRGQIATAASRFAELALAADPVVWRGKRFGNAGLVAADRALPVAEFTRRVASDPHPGRVEHGRALADFTGGAAPVADASAVASPQPPPSVFR, encoded by the coding sequence GTGGCAGGCAGAGACAGAGGCAAGGGCCGGAACAAGGGCGAGCAGCAGCGCGGACGCGGCGCCGCCGAGCCGGTCGTCGGACAGGTGGCGGGCGGGCGGGCGGAGCTGGCGCCCGACCGCGAGCGCGCGGACGCCTGGACCCTGCTGGTCGACGGCGCCCCGCAGTCGCACGTGGACCTGGCCGATCCCGGGTACCTGGACTTCGCGTACCAGCGGCGGATCGGCCACCTCATCGACCTCGCCGCCCCCGCCCGGCAACCCCTGAACGTGGTGCACCTGGGCGGCGGCGCCTTCACCCTCGCCCGCTACACCGCCGCCTCCCGCCCCCGCTCCACCCAGCAGATCGTGGAGATCGACGCCGCGCTGGTGGCCTTCGTACGCGAACACCTGCCGCTCGATCCGCAGGCTCGGATCCGGGTCCGCGCGGTGGACGCCCGGGCGGGCCTGGCCAAGGTGCCGGACGGCTGGGCGGACCTGGTCATCGCGGATGTGTTCAGCGGTGCGCGCACTCCGGCGCACCTGACCAGTACCGAGTTCCTGGACGACGTACGCCGTGCCCTCGCGCCCACCGGGTGGTACGTGGCCAATCTCGCGGACGGCCCGCCGCTGGCCCATCTGCGGGGCCAGATCGCGACGGCCGCGTCCCGGTTCGCGGAGCTGGCGCTGGCGGCCGATCCCGTGGTGTGGCGGGGCAAGCGCTTCGGCAACGCGGGCCTGGTGGCCGCGGACCGTGCACTGCCGGTCGCGGAGTTCACCCGCCGGGTCGCGAGCGATCCGCATCCGGGGCGGGTGGAGCACGGCCGGGCCCTGGCGGACTTCACGGGCGGGGCCGCGCCGGTGGCGGACGCCTCGGCGGTGGCCTCGCCGCAGCCGCCGCCGTCCGTCTTCCGCTAG
- a CDS encoding transcriptional regulator, whose translation MAAYPHSPNSTFRRLRGQHSPAEFAALVRRAAKEIGETVSCDARYIGRVESGEIRCPNYAYERVFLHMFPGRTLADLGFSPREAVRGRSALRDPSARSPHPTPSRSKESDVLRRAFMAGGSATVAAATLGLTLLGDTRRLPSRAGESEAAAVEDAVRQIRLLDDRHGADALYRRAAGPLRAAYALLDAGAARQSTEDRLHAGAGELAVSVGWLAHDSGRFDDARSHYAEALATARVAGDAGLEAHAFSNMAFLARDCGRSREAVRAAQAGRRAARSLGSPRLLSLLALREAGGWAGLADRKACEEALTRAHTEFSRGAADADPEWMSFFGEAELESLEARCWATLGEHARAARHARRAADLQDPHFARNVALYTAELAGDLARAGAPDEAAWAGVRVLDLLAEVHSTRVRSLLSDTARTLIPHQRAPRVGAFLSRHAAV comes from the coding sequence ATGGCGGCGTACCCCCACTCACCCAACTCCACGTTCCGGCGGCTGCGCGGGCAGCACTCCCCGGCCGAGTTCGCGGCGCTGGTGCGCCGGGCCGCGAAGGAGATCGGCGAAACGGTTTCCTGCGACGCGCGCTACATCGGCCGGGTCGAGTCCGGCGAGATCCGCTGCCCGAACTACGCCTACGAGCGGGTCTTCCTGCACATGTTCCCCGGTCGCACCCTGGCCGACCTGGGCTTCTCACCGCGCGAGGCGGTCCGCGGCCGCTCCGCGCTGCGCGACCCCTCCGCGCGCTCCCCCCACCCCACCCCTTCCCGTTCCAAGGAGAGCGACGTGCTGCGTCGCGCGTTCATGGCGGGCGGCTCCGCGACCGTGGCGGCCGCGACGCTCGGCCTCACCCTGCTCGGCGACACCCGCCGGCTCCCCTCCCGCGCCGGAGAGTCCGAGGCGGCGGCCGTCGAGGACGCCGTACGCCAGATCCGGCTGCTGGACGACCGGCACGGGGCCGACGCGCTGTACCGCAGGGCCGCCGGGCCCCTGCGCGCGGCGTACGCGCTGCTCGACGCGGGGGCCGCCCGGCAGTCCACCGAGGACCGGCTGCACGCGGGCGCCGGGGAACTGGCCGTCTCGGTCGGCTGGCTCGCCCACGACTCCGGCCGCTTCGACGACGCCCGCTCGCACTACGCGGAGGCCCTGGCGACGGCCCGGGTGGCGGGGGACGCCGGTCTGGAGGCGCACGCGTTCAGCAACATGGCCTTCCTGGCCCGTGACTGCGGCCGCTCCCGCGAGGCGGTACGGGCGGCCCAGGCGGGCCGCCGCGCCGCCCGCTCCCTCGGTTCCCCGCGGCTGCTGTCGCTGCTGGCGCTGCGGGAGGCGGGCGGCTGGGCGGGGCTGGCCGACCGCAAGGCCTGCGAGGAGGCGCTGACCCGGGCCCACACCGAGTTCTCCCGGGGCGCGGCCGACGCGGACCCGGAGTGGATGTCCTTCTTCGGCGAGGCCGAGCTGGAGTCCCTGGAGGCCAGGTGCTGGGCGACGCTCGGCGAGCACGCCCGCGCCGCCCGGCACGCCCGCCGGGCCGCCGACCTGCAGGATCCGCACTTCGCCCGGAACGTGGCCCTCTACACCGCCGAGCTGGCCGGCGACCTGGCGCGCGCGGGGGCTCCCGACGAGGCCGCCTGGGCGGGGGTCCGGGTGCTGGACCTGCTGGCCGAGGTGCACTCCACGCGGGTGCGCTCCCTGCTCTCCGACACGGCCCGCACCTTGATCCCGCACCAGCGCGCCCCGCGCGTGGGTGCCTTCCTGAGCCGGCACGCGGCCGTCTGA
- a CDS encoding VOC family protein has product MTITSVVLRRRVDDLGQALDFYVRLTGQPATRFGFAGLDLASVGPFLLFSGPDAVAERFAGVAATLAVADLDAAVAHCAASGGEVIAAPAATPNGRRAVVRHPEGGVYEYLGA; this is encoded by the coding sequence ATGACGATTACTTCCGTGGTGCTGCGGCGGCGCGTGGACGATCTCGGTCAGGCCCTGGACTTCTACGTACGGTTGACCGGCCAGCCCGCGACCCGGTTCGGGTTCGCCGGCCTGGACCTGGCCAGCGTCGGGCCGTTCCTGCTGTTCAGCGGGCCCGACGCGGTCGCCGAGCGGTTCGCGGGCGTGGCGGCCACGCTCGCCGTGGCCGACCTCGACGCCGCGGTCGCGCACTGCGCGGCCTCCGGGGGCGAGGTGATCGCCGCCCCCGCCGCCACGCCCAACGGGCGCCGGGCGGTGGTGCGCCATCCCGAGGGCGGGGTCTACGAGTACCTCGGCGCCTGA
- a CDS encoding histidine phosphatase family protein, which translates to MAPRILLARHGQTAWSQLGKHTGRTDVPLLEEGKRGAKLLGERLARDPWKGLPGLEVRTSPLVRASESCELAGFGVRAEPWDALMEWDYGDYEGMTPAEIQAVRPGWLIWRDGVPGGESVADVAARADEVVAWARSAERDVLVFAHGHILRTLAARWLGFEASFGARIRLEPTSLSVLGWAYGAPALERWNDTGHLDA; encoded by the coding sequence ATGGCCCCCCGCATCCTGCTGGCCCGCCACGGCCAGACGGCGTGGTCCCAGCTCGGCAAGCACACCGGACGCACGGACGTGCCCCTGCTGGAGGAGGGCAAGCGGGGTGCCAAGCTGCTCGGCGAGCGGCTGGCCCGGGACCCGTGGAAGGGGCTGCCCGGCCTGGAGGTCCGCACCAGCCCGCTGGTCCGCGCGAGCGAGAGCTGCGAGCTCGCGGGCTTCGGCGTCCGGGCGGAACCGTGGGACGCGCTGATGGAGTGGGACTACGGCGACTACGAGGGCATGACCCCGGCCGAGATCCAGGCGGTCCGCCCCGGCTGGCTGATCTGGCGCGACGGGGTGCCGGGCGGCGAGTCCGTCGCCGACGTCGCGGCCCGCGCGGACGAGGTGGTCGCCTGGGCCCGCTCGGCGGAGCGGGACGTCCTGGTCTTCGCCCACGGGCACATCCTGCGCACCCTGGCCGCCCGCTGGCTCGGCTTCGAGGCCTCCTTCGGCGCCCGCATCCGCCTGGAACCCACCTCGCTGTCGGTGCTCGGCTGGGCCTACGGCGCCCCCGCGCTCGAGCGCTGGAACGACACGGGGCACCTGGACGCCTAG
- a CDS encoding AAA domain-containing protein, giving the protein MNSFDPGAAAAEATAAILRDTLHGTERGVVVDSPPGAGKSTLVVRAARELAAAGRRLMVVAQTNAQVDDLVLRLADKDPELKVGRLHSSEGDAYDPALRELPSVTLSAKPGDLAELPITISTAAKWAYVKDAEPWEHAIVDEAYQMRSDALLAVAGLFERALFVGDPGQLDPFSVVGAEQWAGLSYDPSASAVSTLLAHNPQLPQHRLPVSWRLPATAAPLVSRAFYPYTQFRSGTGPGERRLSYGVPSDGSGPDRVLDEAAESGWGLLELPARHTPRTDPEAVAAVALVVRRALDRGAVTSDEQSAGPSPLTADRVAVGTAHRDQASAIRAALAVHGVTGVTVDTANRLQGREYDLTVILHPLSGRPDATAFHLETGRLCVLASRHRHACVVVARAGIAELLDDHPSTEPVQLGVTVKFPDGWEANHAVLAHLAEHRVRWRP; this is encoded by the coding sequence GTGAACTCCTTCGACCCGGGGGCCGCGGCCGCCGAGGCGACCGCCGCCATCCTGCGCGACACCCTGCACGGGACCGAGCGGGGCGTGGTCGTCGACTCCCCGCCCGGGGCCGGCAAGTCCACGCTCGTCGTCCGGGCGGCCCGCGAGCTGGCCGCGGCCGGGCGCCGGCTGATGGTGGTGGCGCAGACCAACGCCCAGGTCGACGACCTGGTGCTGCGGCTCGCCGACAAGGATCCGGAGCTGAAGGTCGGCCGCCTGCACAGCAGCGAGGGCGACGCGTACGACCCCGCGCTGCGCGAGCTGCCCTCGGTCACGCTCTCCGCCAAGCCGGGGGACCTCGCGGAGCTGCCGATCACCATCTCCACGGCGGCGAAGTGGGCGTACGTCAAGGACGCGGAGCCCTGGGAGCACGCCATCGTCGACGAGGCGTACCAGATGCGGTCCGACGCGCTGCTGGCCGTGGCCGGGCTGTTCGAGCGGGCGCTGTTCGTGGGCGACCCGGGGCAGCTGGACCCCTTCAGCGTGGTGGGCGCCGAGCAGTGGGCCGGCTTGTCGTACGACCCCTCCGCCTCCGCGGTCAGCACCCTGCTGGCGCACAACCCGCAGCTGCCGCAGCACCGGCTGCCGGTGTCGTGGCGGCTCCCGGCGACGGCCGCGCCGCTGGTCTCCCGGGCGTTCTACCCGTACACGCAGTTCCGCAGCGGTACGGGCCCGGGCGAGCGGCGGCTGTCGTACGGGGTCCCCTCGGACGGGTCGGGGCCGGACCGGGTGCTGGACGAGGCCGCCGAGTCGGGCTGGGGCCTGCTGGAGCTGCCCGCGCGGCACACCCCGCGCACCGACCCGGAGGCGGTGGCGGCCGTGGCGCTGGTGGTCCGCCGGGCCCTGGACCGCGGGGCGGTGACCTCCGACGAGCAGTCGGCGGGGCCGTCGCCGCTGACCGCGGACCGCGTCGCGGTGGGCACCGCGCACCGCGACCAGGCGTCCGCGATCCGGGCCGCGCTGGCCGTGCACGGGGTCACCGGGGTCACGGTGGACACCGCGAACCGCCTCCAGGGGCGGGAGTACGACCTCACGGTGATCCTGCACCCGCTGTCGGGCCGGCCCGACGCGACGGCCTTCCACCTGGAGACGGGCCGCCTGTGCGTGCTGGCCTCGCGGCACCGGCACGCCTGTGTGGTGGTGGCCCGGGCGGGCATAGCGGAGCTCCTGGACGACCACCCCTCGACGGAGCCGGTGCAGCTGGGCGTGACGGTGAAGTTCCCGGACGGCTGGGAGGCGAACCACGCGGTCCTGGCCCACCTGGCGGAACACCGGGTGCGCTGGCGGCCCTAG
- a CDS encoding MarR family winged helix-turn-helix transcriptional regulator: MTPPSGPRWLSEAEQDAWYAWRRMFPLVNAGIARDLGQDSGLSEADYDVLSVLGSADGHRMRISALAVLLHWSRSRLSHQLTRMEQRGIVRREEVAGDGRGAEVVLTGAGVDTITAAAPLHVESVRRHLIDVLTPDQLRTLAEVGEVLRERLGAERKRG; encoded by the coding sequence ATGACCCCCCCATCCGGGCCCCGCTGGCTCAGCGAGGCCGAGCAGGACGCCTGGTACGCCTGGCGGCGGATGTTCCCGCTGGTCAACGCGGGGATCGCGCGGGACCTCGGGCAGGACAGCGGCCTCTCCGAAGCGGACTACGACGTCCTGTCGGTGCTCGGCTCCGCGGACGGCCACCGCATGCGGATCAGCGCACTCGCGGTCCTCCTGCACTGGTCGCGCAGCCGGCTGTCCCACCAGCTCACCCGCATGGAACAGCGCGGGATCGTGCGCCGCGAGGAGGTCGCCGGGGACGGCCGGGGCGCGGAGGTGGTCCTCACCGGGGCGGGGGTGGACACCATCACGGCTGCGGCCCCGCTCCACGTGGAGTCCGTACGCCGCCACCTGATCGACGTCCTGACGCCGGACCAGCTCCGCACCCTGGCCGAGGTCGGCGAGGTACTCCGCGAACGTCTGGGCGCCGAGCGCAAGCGCGGCTAG
- a CDS encoding NADPH-dependent FMN reductase gives MTRLHVLSAATRPTSSGRPLAQWVAEQARARGGFEVTPVDLAEIALPFLDEPENAASGVYAHQHTREWSALVDAADAFLFVMPMYNGGFTAPFKNAIDFLYREWQGKPVGIVSYSGGVTGGAPAAEMLLPVLTRVGMRPAGRSVAVPGIGGLVGPEGFEAPAGLAQELAGVLDDVAELAAAEPAAEAVTV, from the coding sequence GTGACCCGTCTGCACGTCCTCTCCGCCGCCACCCGCCCCACCTCCTCCGGCCGCCCCCTCGCCCAGTGGGTCGCCGAGCAGGCCCGCGCCCGCGGCGGCTTCGAGGTCACCCCCGTCGACCTCGCCGAGATCGCGCTGCCGTTCCTGGACGAGCCCGAGAACGCCGCCAGCGGCGTCTACGCCCACCAGCACACCCGGGAGTGGAGCGCGCTGGTCGACGCGGCGGACGCCTTCCTCTTCGTCATGCCGATGTACAACGGCGGCTTCACCGCACCGTTCAAGAACGCGATCGACTTCCTCTACCGCGAGTGGCAGGGCAAGCCGGTCGGCATCGTCAGCTACAGCGGCGGCGTCACGGGCGGCGCCCCGGCCGCCGAGATGCTGCTGCCGGTGCTCACCCGGGTCGGCATGCGGCCCGCCGGGCGGTCCGTCGCGGTCCCCGGCATCGGGGGCCTGGTCGGACCCGAGGGCTTCGAGGCGCCCGCGGGCCTCGCGCAGGAGCTGGCCGGCGTACTCGACGACGTGGCGGAGCTGGCGGCGGCGGAGCCCGCCGCCGAGGCCGTCACCGTGTGA